Proteins encoded together in one Astatotilapia calliptera chromosome 7, fAstCal1.2, whole genome shotgun sequence window:
- the pla2g3 gene encoding group 3 secretory phospholipase A2: MMRIAPLVTLICTSLLLSCTAAAASVLCTWTKVSANGEMHYNFLRSDPQQTPPSLRLYHTAWSGERALLGCTWSDDTAVTQNYLSLCRERARGFSEHPNENVHLDSVLETEGQCVSLASLGEPTGKRSVRSVRVQGQDERSEVSIHKRVKRGFIVPGTLWCGSGNKAPSYSDLGVFSETDHCCREHDQCRHTILSFHSEFGIFNSNIFTMSHCDCDNKFRSCLVEADDGIADVVGYTFFNLLKMHCFTFSHRLQCTQRNWFGMCKETKMALYAEVHSPILYKSKPTDETMNSSVINSTTTAELLENSTSDLQLSSNTAAAFTVPTPFASIIPLTNATTYTGSNATETPLGSVPDRRENLENIVPTKNHTVTEVGPDITAMSCGIYKDIDECRDKIPSQHEKYGFYNQEPKTLYHCNCTVRIFQTLAKQRQLTKVQAHLLGHVSQSCFLLEECTADSNCTLVVVKAELPQQDQWTSVAVEEQHHLQAVQLNLRRPNPRRAKRKDREVRLHKLCLRLTRRRQMKKKRKNV; the protein is encoded by the exons ATGATGCGCATCGCTCCACTTGTTACTCTCATCTGCACATCATTACTCCTGAGCTGCACCGCAGCAGCAGCCTCGGTTCTCTGCACGTGGACTAAAGTTTCTGCTAACGGAGAAATGCACTACAATTTTCTCCGTAGCGACCCGCAGCAGACCCCTCCATCTCTGCGGCTGTACCACACCGCCTGGTCCGGGGAGCGCGCTCTGCTTGGCTGCACTTGGAGCGACGACACAGCGGTGACCCAGAACTATTTGTCTCTGTGCCGGGAGCGCGCGCGGGGCTTTTCAGAGCATCCGAATGAAAATGTCCATTTGGACTCCGTGTTAGAGACAGAAGGGCAGTGCGTCTCCCTGGCGTCTCTCGGGGAACCCACAGGAAAGAGGTCGGTGAGGAGTGTTCGTGTTCAAGGTCAAgatgagaggtcagaggtcagcataCATAAGCGTGTAAAGCGCGGTTTTATTGTACCCGGGACTCTCTGGTGCGGCTCTGGCAACAAGGCACCCTCATATTCAGATCTGG GAGTGTTTTCAGAGACCGACCATTGCTGCCGGGAGCACGATCAGTGCAGACACACCATCCTGTCCTTTCACTCAGAGTTTGGCATTTTCAACAGCAACATCTTCACCATGTCTCATTGTGACTGTGATAACAA GTTTCGAAGTTGTTTGGTGGAGGCGGATGACGGCATAGCTGATGTAGTGGGATATACCTTCTTTAACCTGCTGAAGATGCACTGCTTTACATTCTCCCACCGGCTTCAGTGTACACAGAGAAACTGGTTTGGAAT GTGTAAGGAGACTAAAATGGCTCTGTATGCTGAGGTTCATTCACCCATATTGTACAAATCTAAGCCAACAGATGAAACCATGAACAGCTCCGTGATCAATTCTACCACAACTGCAGAACTCCTAGAGAATAGCACTTCAGATTTACAGCTTTCCTCCAATACTGCTGCTGCATTCACAGTCCCTACACCCTTTGCCTCCATCATTCCTCTTACTAACGCTACAACATACACAGGCAGTAATGCAACAGAGACACCTTTGGGATCTGTTCCTGACAGAAGAGAAAATCTGGAGAACATTGTACCAACCAAAAATCATACTGTGACTGAAGTAGGCCCTGATATCACAG CAATGTCATGTGGTATCTATAAGGATATTGATGAGTGTAGGGACAAGATCCCATCCCAGCATGAGAAATATGGCTTCTACAACCAGGAGCCAAAGACACTTTACCACTGCAACTGTACTGTCAG AATATTCCAGACTTTGGCTAAACAGAGACAACTGACCAAAGTGCAAGCTCATCTTCTGGGACATGTGTCTCAGTCCTGCTTCCTGCTTGAGGAATGCACGGCAGACAGCAA CTGTACTCTAGTCGTGGTAAAAGCCGAGCTTCCTCAGCAGGATCAGTGGACCAGCGTAGCAGTGGAGGAGCAACACCATCTACAGGCAGTACAACTGAACCTCAGGAGGCCAAACCCAAGGAGAGCtaagagaaaagacagagaagtGAGGCTCCACAAACTGTGTCTGAGATTGACCCGACGCAgacaaatgaagaagaagagaaaaaatgtctaa